One Campylobacter sputorum subsp. sputorum DNA segment encodes these proteins:
- a CDS encoding ecotin family protein: protein MKILLIFCLFLTTLFWGISPNPKYGQKKEILKLDSKNEYLIQVKFGKNLELDCNHHCFTDLNLDKKTLIGYDYYELSGNTDMAYGNVKKTTKFVEFDSNLILPYNSNLEKSLYFKRF, encoded by the coding sequence ATGAAAATTTTACTGATTTTTTGCCTATTTTTAACGACGCTGTTTTGGGGTATTTCCCCAAATCCTAAATATGGGCAAAAAAAAGAGATATTAAAATTAGATAGTAAAAACGAATATCTAATTCAAGTTAAATTTGGTAAAAATTTAGAACTTGATTGTAATCATCATTGTTTTACTGATTTAAATTTAGACAAAAAAACTCTTATTGGTTATGATTACTACGAATTAAGTGGAAACACCGATATGGCTTACGGAAATGTTAAAAAAACTACTAAATTTGTAGAATTTGATTCAAATTTAATCCTACCTTATAACTCAAATTTAGAAAAATCTTTATATTTCAAAAGATTTTAG
- the galE gene encoding UDP-glucose 4-epimerase GalE, with protein MKILITGGAGYIGSHVTKALLEQTKHEICIIDNLCKGSMKAINSLKTIREFEFIEMSLEDLEDLDGLFAKSKFDAIIDFAAFIEVFESTQLPLKYYENNTSNVINLANLCLKYGVNIFLFSSTAAVYGEPKNGEVTEETGQKPINPYGRSKLMSEWILKDTALANPNFKYGIMRYFNVAGASSDGMLGQNYPNATHLIKVATQTILGKREKMSIFGDDYDTEDGTCIRDYIHIEDLADAHLSVLDYVSKNGSSIFNVGYGRGFSVKEVVNTAKEVSGVDFKAQIAPRRDGDPAMLIANSDKLRKLTNWKPKKDDLKLIISSALAWEGK; from the coding sequence ATGAAAATTTTAATAACTGGTGGAGCTGGATATATAGGCTCTCATGTAACAAAAGCACTTTTAGAGCAGACAAAACACGAAATTTGTATCATAGATAATCTTTGCAAAGGTTCAATGAAAGCCATAAACTCGCTAAAAACCATAAGAGAATTTGAGTTTATAGAAATGAGCTTAGAAGATTTAGAAGATCTTGATGGACTCTTTGCCAAGTCAAAATTTGATGCTATTATTGATTTTGCGGCATTTATAGAGGTTTTTGAAAGTACGCAATTGCCACTTAAATACTATGAAAACAATACTAGCAATGTTATAAATTTAGCAAATTTATGCCTAAAATACGGTGTAAATATATTTTTATTTAGTTCAACTGCCGCTGTTTATGGAGAGCCAAAAAATGGCGAAGTTACAGAAGAAACAGGGCAAAAACCAATAAATCCTTATGGTAGAAGCAAGTTGATGAGCGAGTGGATTTTAAAAGATACAGCACTTGCAAATCCAAATTTTAAATACGGAATTATGAGATATTTTAATGTTGCTGGTGCAAGTAGTGATGGAATGCTCGGACAAAACTATCCAAATGCAACACACCTTATAAAAGTTGCCACTCAAACTATACTTGGAAAAAGAGAAAAAATGTCTATTTTTGGCGATGATTATGATACAGAAGATGGAACTTGCATAAGGGATTATATACATATAGAGGATTTAGCTGATGCACATTTGAGCGTTTTGGATTATGTTAGTAAAAATGGAAGTTCTATTTTTAATGTAGGATATGGTAGAGGATTTAGCGTAAAAGAAGTAGTAAATACTGCTAAAGAGGTAAGCGGTGTTGATTTTAAGGCCCAAATCGCTCCAAGAAGAGATGGCGATCCTGCTATGCTTATAGCAAATAGTGATAAATTAAGAAAATTAACTAACTGGAAACCAAAGAAAGATGACTTAAAACTTATCATCTCTTCAGCTCTTGCTTGGGAAGGAAAATGA
- a CDS encoding DNA ligase: MLRVCILLIFFINFINAQSRQIMLLSEYDDENLSNWYISEKLDGVRGVWDGKELKSRNGYKFAYPSNFTACFPNFALDGELYTKRGDFENISSITSKSETNNGWKEIKFYIFDIPDMNVSFDKKYQKMQEIANKCENIKAIEQRVAKNNDEVFKFLDDIVKNGGEGVVARETNLIYENTRSNKILKLKKFKDSECKVLKINKGNGKYKNAMGSLDCKDIKTGVIFKIGSGFSDELRKNPPQINQIITYKYQNLTKNKKPRFPVFLRFRNEI; the protein is encoded by the coding sequence ATGCTTAGAGTTTGCATTTTATTGATTTTTTTTATAAATTTTATAAATGCACAAAGCAGACAAATAATGCTTTTAAGCGAGTATGATGATGAAAATTTAAGCAACTGGTATATAAGCGAAAAGCTAGATGGAGTTAGGGGTGTTTGGGATGGTAAAGAGTTAAAATCAAGAAATGGGTATAAATTTGCCTATCCTTCAAATTTCACGGCTTGTTTTCCAAATTTCGCACTTGATGGTGAGCTTTATACAAAAAGAGGGGATTTTGAAAATATCTCTTCTATAACATCAAAAAGTGAAACTAACAACGGCTGGAAAGAGATAAAATTTTACATTTTTGATATACCAGATATGAATGTAAGTTTTGATAAAAAATATCAAAAAATGCAAGAAATTGCCAATAAATGTGAAAACATAAAGGCAATAGAGCAAAGAGTTGCAAAAAATAATGATGAAGTTTTTAAATTTTTAGATGATATAGTAAAAAATGGCGGAGAAGGAGTTGTAGCAAGAGAGACAAATTTAATATACGAAAATACCCGTTCAAACAAAATTTTAAAACTTAAAAAATTTAAAGATAGTGAGTGCAAAGTTTTAAAAATAAATAAAGGAAACGGAAAGTATAAAAATGCGATGGGTTCTCTTGATTGTAAAGACATAAAAACTGGCGTTATTTTTAAAATAGGTTCTGGTTTTAGCGATGAGTTGCGTAAAAATCCACCACAAATAAATCAAATCATAACATACAAATATCAAAATTTAACTAAAAATAAAAAACCAAGATTTCCGGTATTTTTACGATTTAGAAACGAAATTTAA
- a CDS encoding 3'-5' exonuclease, whose amino-acid sequence MICVFDCETIPDSDSLRKAYGYEGDDKEVANLAFLAQKEKTGSEFLPVNFHKVVAISAVLADDFGKFIRVNTISGSNEKEKISDFINFINKKNPRLASFNGRGFDLPMLMIRAMKYNIQAPAYFEINNKEFNKTKWENYRSRYDGVFHLDLLDHISDFRAVSGLSLDMLCKTLNLPGKYDTHGDQVTELFYDDKLDEIYQYCESDTLNTYWLFLKYELLRGNITIQDYANNISTMSEYLQKEKQGMSYTAVFKEYINDELKRVKNDA is encoded by the coding sequence ATGATATGTGTTTTTGATTGTGAGACAATTCCAGATAGTGATAGTTTAAGAAAAGCTTATGGATATGAAGGAGACGATAAAGAAGTTGCAAATTTAGCCTTTTTAGCTCAAAAAGAAAAAACCGGAAGTGAATTTTTGCCTGTAAATTTTCATAAAGTTGTAGCAATCAGTGCTGTTTTAGCCGATGATTTTGGTAAATTTATAAGGGTAAATACAATTTCAGGTAGTAATGAGAAAGAAAAAATTAGTGATTTTATTAATTTTATAAATAAAAAAAATCCCCGTTTAGCTAGCTTTAATGGGCGTGGATTTGATCTTCCTATGCTTATGATTAGGGCTATGAAATACAACATTCAAGCCCCGGCTTATTTTGAAATAAATAATAAAGAATTTAACAAAACTAAATGGGAAAATTATAGAAGTAGATATGATGGAGTTTTTCATCTAGATTTGCTAGATCATATTAGTGATTTTAGGGCAGTTAGTGGATTAAGCTTGGATATGCTTTGTAAAACTTTAAATTTACCAGGCAAATACGATACTCACGGGGATCAAGTAACTGAGCTTTTTTATGATGATAAACTTGATGAAATTTATCAATATTGCGAAAGCGACACATTAAATACATACTGGCTGTTTTTAAAATATGAACTTTTAAGAGGAAACATTACTATACAAGATTATGCAAACAACATATCTACAATGAGTGAGTATTTGCAAAAAGAAAAACAGGGCATGAGTTATACTGCCGTTTTTAAAGAGTATATAAATGATGAGTTAAAAAGAGTTAAAAACGATGCTTAG
- a CDS encoding nucleotide sugar dehydrogenase, with product MTKIAVIGLGYVGLPLAVAFSNKFEVIGYDINKDRIKELQNGSDKTLEINDDELKNSLKNGIKFSSNLDDLKECNFFIIAVPTPVDKNNRPDLTPLLKASQSVANVLKKGDIVVYESTVYPGATEEECVPVLEKYSNLKFNQDFFCGYSPERINPGDKEHTITKIKKITSGSTPQTADKVDETYSSIIEVGTFKASSIKVAEAAKVIENTQRDINIAFVNELAMIFEKIGIDTNEVLKAAGTKWNFLKFSPGLVGGHCIGVDPYYLTHKAQELGYHPEIILAGRRINDNMGKYVANRVVKLMIKHDKKINNANVLVLGITFKENCTDIRNSRVIDVINELKDFGCVVDVFDPWADKNDVLREYNINLLDKFDLEKYEAIILAVAHNEFKNLDLNSVNAVTFDIKGVLEKADERL from the coding sequence ATGACAAAAATCGCAGTTATAGGATTAGGATATGTTGGACTTCCATTAGCAGTAGCATTTTCAAATAAATTTGAAGTTATAGGATATGATATAAATAAAGATAGGATAAAAGAGCTACAAAATGGATCTGATAAAACACTTGAGATAAATGATGATGAATTAAAAAACTCACTTAAAAATGGTATAAAATTTAGCTCAAATTTAGATGATTTAAAAGAGTGCAACTTTTTTATAATCGCCGTTCCAACGCCTGTTGATAAAAATAATCGTCCTGATTTAACGCCACTTTTAAAAGCAAGTCAGAGTGTGGCAAATGTGCTTAAAAAAGGAGATATCGTAGTTTATGAAAGCACGGTTTATCCAGGAGCAACAGAAGAAGAGTGTGTGCCAGTTTTAGAAAAATACTCAAATTTGAAATTTAATCAAGACTTTTTTTGTGGATATTCACCAGAGCGTATAAATCCAGGTGATAAAGAGCATACCATTACAAAAATCAAAAAAATTACATCTGGTTCTACGCCACAAACTGCAGATAAAGTTGATGAAACTTATTCAAGTATAATCGAAGTTGGCACTTTTAAAGCAAGCAGCATTAAAGTTGCAGAAGCAGCAAAAGTTATAGAAAACACGCAAAGAGATATAAATATAGCCTTTGTAAACGAACTTGCTATGATTTTTGAAAAAATAGGCATTGATACAAATGAAGTTTTAAAAGCAGCTGGAACAAAATGGAATTTCTTAAAATTTAGCCCAGGTCTTGTTGGTGGGCATTGTATAGGAGTTGATCCATATTATTTAACGCATAAAGCCCAAGAACTTGGCTATCATCCTGAAATCATTCTAGCTGGAAGACGCATAAATGACAATATGGGAAAATATGTCGCAAACCGAGTAGTAAAACTAATGATAAAGCATGACAAAAAGATAAATAATGCAAATGTTTTGGTTCTTGGCATAACTTTTAAGGAAAACTGCACCGACATAAGAAACTCAAGGGTAATTGATGTTATAAATGAGTTAAAAGATTTTGGCTGCGTTGTTGATGTATTTGATCCGTGGGCTGATAAAAACGATGTTTTAAGAGAATATAATATAAATTTGTTAGATAAATTTGATTTAGAAAAATACGAAGCCATAATCTTGGCAGTTGCCCATAATGAGTTTAAAAATCTTGATTTAAACAGCGTAAATGCTGTAACTTTTGATATAAAAGGTGTTTTAGAAAAAGCAGATGAGAGGCTTTAA
- a CDS encoding lysophospholipid acyltransferase family protein, whose protein sequence is MREKFEYFLVLLLIKIAKIIPNRFVYVLLDKISILFFYTLKSRRNLAISNLSYAFKDLNEDEIKNLTKETFISLGKTTADCLLLVNKKIELESLFDEPQKYEDLIKNTLNNGKNGILFFTAHFGNWEILTKYVAKIGFPQLVISREGNNTLIEKNITIPFRDEFGNKFAYKDEAMNKIVKALKKGEIVGILTDLKLNNSILVPFFGRECYTAKTVGSLYLKYHPKIIPIFARRLKNGKYEIVVKEFPNLNLSGDKEEDIKLITKTCNEIYEDIIKQSPEQWFWMHNRWKLN, encoded by the coding sequence TTGAGAGAAAAATTTGAGTATTTTTTGGTTTTGCTTTTGATTAAAATAGCAAAAATCATCCCAAATCGTTTTGTTTATGTGCTTTTAGATAAAATTTCAATACTTTTTTTCTATACATTAAAGTCGCGCAGAAATTTGGCTATTTCAAATTTATCTTATGCTTTTAAAGATTTAAATGAAGATGAGATTAAAAATTTAACAAAAGAAACTTTTATAAGCTTAGGAAAAACTACTGCTGATTGTTTACTTTTAGTAAATAAAAAAATTGAATTAGAAAGCCTTTTTGATGAGCCACAAAAATATGAAGATTTGATAAAAAATACTTTAAATAATGGAAAAAATGGCATTTTATTTTTCACTGCACACTTTGGAAACTGGGAAATTTTAACTAAATATGTCGCTAAAATCGGCTTTCCGCAACTTGTTATTTCAAGAGAGGGAAATAATACCTTAATAGAAAAAAATATCACTATACCTTTTCGCGATGAGTTTGGAAACAAATTTGCTTATAAAGATGAAGCAATGAATAAGATTGTAAAAGCTTTAAAAAAAGGCGAAATTGTTGGAATTCTAACGGATTTAAAATTAAACAATAGTATTTTAGTTCCATTTTTTGGGCGTGAATGCTACACTGCAAAAACTGTTGGTTCACTTTATTTAAAATATCATCCAAAAATAATTCCAATCTTTGCAAGAAGACTTAAAAATGGCAAATATGAAATTGTTGTAAAAGAATTCCCTAATCTAAACTTAAGTGGCGATAAAGAAGAAGATATAAAGCTAATTACTAAAACTTGCAATGAAATTTATGAAGATATCATTAAACAAAGCCCAGAGCAGTGGTTTTGGATGCATAATCGCTGGAAATTAAATTAA
- a CDS encoding ELM1/GtrOC1 family putative glycosyltransferase — MKALIISDKRVGHESQSVAFCRLLGFEFEITSIKFKNKFLKILSYILDFLRIYKNIFECELKSGYDLVVSAGSTTYYANKYYAKKNGIKNIALMMPKGFRKDFSYIFATKNDAKKELLNLVVLPVNLNFLEKKEFYTPQKKAISFIIGGENKIYKILPDILNKIDEIMSKFSDYECMITTSPRTPKWLENELKKRNFSFSVWFSENKINPIYDFTHKSEFVFITQDSVSMISEAVCNGSANVCILELCKNKTSKFDEFLLNLKELNLVQIYDSNARLKQTKKFNLKKVLESINLC; from the coding sequence ATGAAAGCTTTAATTATAAGCGATAAAAGAGTAGGACACGAAAGTCAAAGCGTAGCATTTTGCCGTTTGTTAGGGTTTGAATTTGAAATAACTAGTATTAAATTTAAAAACAAATTTTTAAAAATTTTAAGCTATATTTTAGATTTTTTAAGAATTTATAAGAATATTTTTGAGTGTGAGCTTAAAAGTGGCTATGACTTGGTTGTTTCGGCTGGATCAACTACTTACTATGCAAATAAATACTACGCAAAAAAAAATGGAATTAAAAACATAGCTTTGATGATGCCAAAGGGTTTTAGAAAAGATTTTAGTTATATTTTTGCAACTAAAAATGATGCTAAAAAAGAGCTTTTAAATTTGGTAGTTTTACCTGTAAATTTAAATTTTTTAGAAAAAAAAGAATTTTATACACCACAAAAAAAGGCTATTTCTTTTATAATAGGTGGAGAAAATAAAATTTACAAAATATTACCTGATATTTTAAATAAAATAGATGAAATTATGTCTAAATTTAGTGATTATGAGTGTATGATAACCACTTCTCCACGCACTCCAAAATGGCTAGAAAACGAGCTTAAAAAACGAAATTTTAGTTTTAGTGTTTGGTTTAGTGAAAATAAAATAAATCCAATTTATGATTTTACTCATAAAAGTGAGTTTGTTTTTATAACCCAAGATAGCGTTTCTATGATAAGTGAAGCGGTTTGTAATGGAAGTGCGAATGTGTGTATTTTGGAGCTTTGTAAAAATAAAACTTCAAAATTTGATGAGTTTTTACTAAATTTAAAAGAGTTAAATTTAGTTCAAATTTATGATAGCAACGCCAGATTAAAACAGACAAAAAAATTTAATTTAAAAAAAGTTTTAGAAAGTATAAATTTATGTTAG
- a CDS encoding glycosyltransferase family 4 protein: MLVVQLLPELNEGGVERGAVDISKLLDKDGIKSYVISNGGKLEKELKNHIKFDVCSKNIFTLISRIFKLRKILKELKPDIVHVRSRVPAWLVFFAKKGLNLNIISTVHGLNSVNFYSFIMVKSDKIIVPSNCVKEYILKNFHADETKISVIFRGVDFSDFNPSNFNGEILRTKFNLAKDDFIISCVGRITNLKNIETIIKALKFLPNAKLLVVGGVHKKRQKYFEFLKVLVCKLDLEKKVIFTGSISKIAEIYALSDVVVSASIKPESFGRSVAEAISLNTPVVASNHGGVKDIIIEGVNGYFFEPLDEKELSQKILMAKELKFDGFSYIKSKFSVEKMYNQTLQIYKELV; encoded by the coding sequence ATGTTAGTAGTGCAGTTATTACCAGAGTTAAACGAAGGTGGTGTAGAGCGTGGAGCAGTAGATATTTCCAAGCTTTTAGATAAAGATGGGATTAAAAGTTATGTAATTTCAAATGGCGGAAAGCTTGAAAAAGAGCTTAAAAATCACATTAAATTTGATGTATGTTCTAAAAATATTTTTACCCTCATCTCACGAATTTTTAAACTTCGTAAAATTTTAAAAGAGTTAAAGCCTGATATAGTTCATGTAAGAAGCCGTGTTCCTGCGTGGCTTGTGTTTTTTGCTAAAAAAGGCTTAAATTTAAATATCATAAGCACGGTGCATGGGCTAAATTCAGTGAATTTTTATAGTTTTATAATGGTAAAATCTGATAAAATAATAGTTCCAAGTAACTGCGTAAAAGAGTATATTTTAAAAAATTTTCACGCAGATGAGACTAAAATTTCAGTGATTTTTAGAGGCGTAGATTTTAGTGATTTTAATCCTTCAAATTTTAATGGTGAAATTTTAAGGACGAAATTTAATTTAGCAAAAGATGATTTTATCATATCTTGTGTTGGGCGAATAACAAATTTAAAAAATATAGAAACTATCATAAAAGCACTTAAATTTTTACCAAATGCCAAGCTTTTAGTTGTTGGCGGTGTGCATAAAAAAAGACAAAAATATTTTGAGTTTTTAAAAGTTTTGGTTTGTAAGCTAGATTTAGAAAAAAAAGTAATTTTTACAGGCAGTATTAGCAAAATCGCTGAAATTTACGCACTTAGCGATGTTGTAGTGAGTGCTTCGATTAAGCCTGAGAGTTTTGGTAGGAGCGTGGCTGAAGCGATTTCGCTAAATACGCCAGTTGTTGCAAGTAATCACGGAGGCGTAAAAGATATCATAATAGAAGGCGTAAATGGTTACTTTTTTGAGCCACTTGATGAAAAAGAGTTAAGCCAAAAAATATTAATGGCAAAAGAGCTTAAATTTGATGGATTTTCCTATATAAAAAGCAAATTCTCAGTAGAAAAAATGTATAATCAAACCTTGCAAATTTACAAGGAGTTAGTTTAA
- a CDS encoding O-antigen ligase family protein: protein MNEYILSLKADKTKFAFKFLLFVWLCSVPFKNSIYQISTILLLVFCIWHFVYYKNYFILKENFKKTKILSFFVGLIILSMFLSNLLNLELLTKDSWKNTLSFIYRYAFVFIALAYFYSLKFFSKKEIIFMLLFGTMILALNGIFEAVLDPKIITASVGLTGPLNNRNAMGLMMSASVVFSLFILRKNLLFGFILLAIYGFCMIFSFSRSGWVASGVAFLIFLALNFKKFDKRFFIAAILFIVALVLIYLNVDSFQTRFNQLLEGYSSYRTELWKYALSQIINQPFFGHGNSVWRSLDLPPDIALHTGVHNSTIEILLFTGIFGLIVWISAVLVVFFEILKSKNFIYLPLLTYFIVITQFDFSVFDSKELFSYVSMFLFLVYSDKFKESFCKH from the coding sequence ATGAATGAGTATATTTTGAGCTTAAAAGCTGATAAAACCAAATTTGCTTTTAAGTTTTTGCTTTTTGTGTGGCTTTGTAGTGTGCCTTTTAAAAATTCTATTTATCAAATTTCAACTATTTTATTATTGGTTTTTTGTATATGGCATTTTGTGTATTATAAAAATTATTTTATTTTAAAAGAAAATTTTAAGAAAACTAAGATATTAAGCTTTTTTGTAGGGCTTATAATTTTAAGTATGTTTCTCTCAAATCTGCTAAATTTAGAGCTTTTAACAAAAGATTCGTGGAAAAATACGCTTTCTTTTATATATAGATACGCTTTTGTTTTTATAGCTTTGGCATATTTTTATAGTTTAAAATTTTTTAGTAAAAAAGAGATAATCTTTATGCTTTTGTTTGGAACTATGATTTTAGCACTTAATGGAATATTTGAAGCAGTTTTAGATCCTAAAATAATTACTGCTTCCGTTGGACTTACTGGACCTCTTAATAATCGCAATGCAATGGGACTTATGATGAGTGCAAGTGTAGTTTTTTCTCTATTTATACTTAGAAAAAATTTACTCTTTGGTTTTATTTTGTTAGCGATTTATGGCTTTTGTATGATTTTTTCATTTTCAAGATCTGGCTGGGTGGCTAGTGGAGTGGCATTTTTGATTTTCTTAGCACTAAATTTTAAAAAATTTGATAAGAGATTTTTTATTGCAGCGATTTTATTTATAGTTGCTTTGGTTTTGATTTATTTAAATGTTGATAGCTTTCAAACTAGATTTAATCAACTTTTAGAAGGTTATTCAAGTTACCGAACTGAGTTATGGAAATACGCTTTAAGTCAAATTATAAATCAGCCATTTTTTGGTCATGGCAATAGTGTCTGGAGAAGTCTTGATTTGCCACCAGATATCGCACTTCACACAGGAGTTCATAACTCAACCATAGAAATTTTACTATTTACCGGTATTTTTGGTCTTATTGTATGGATAAGTGCCGTTTTAGTTGTGTTTTTTGAGATACTAAAAAGTAAAAATTTTATATACTTACCACTACTTACATATTTTATAGTTATAACTCAGTTTGATTTTAGCGTGTTTGACTCAAAAGAGCTTTTTAGTTATGTAAGTATGTTTTTATTTTTAGTTTATAGTGATAAATTTAAGGAAAGTTTTTGCAAACACTGA
- a CDS encoding polysaccharide deacetylase family protein, translated as MQTLIFISIFLAIICFVIFSIRLKWWLKDIDYKIPRVLMYHMIANHLPKNKSKFNRLRVSPKSFEKQLIWLKKNGFKSYFLSELSPNLEPKSVVITFDDGYKDNFTNALPLLKKYGFKATIFIVCNRFDNNWASDKDLKKPSPELNAEEMLSDDEVKMMIESGFIEIGSHTLNHANLPSLSLKEKEMEIKNSKSLIEEKFGITCKSFAYPFGFYDKNDIILAKNSGYKFATTTTPDVVRSKYSNFEIPRLMISGRGNLLHFILKIKKGRSR; from the coding sequence TTGCAAACACTGATTTTTATATCTATTTTTTTAGCCATCATTTGTTTTGTGATTTTTTCTATTCGCCTTAAATGGTGGCTAAAAGACATTGATTATAAAATTCCAAGAGTTTTGATGTATCATATGATAGCAAATCATCTCCCAAAAAACAAAAGCAAATTTAACCGCCTAAGAGTTAGCCCAAAAAGCTTTGAAAAACAACTCATTTGGCTTAAAAAAAATGGTTTTAAAAGCTATTTTTTAAGTGAGCTTTCGCCAAATTTAGAGCCAAAATCGGTTGTAATAACTTTTGATGATGGATACAAAGATAACTTTACAAACGCTTTGCCGCTTCTTAAAAAATATGGTTTTAAAGCTACTATTTTTATAGTTTGCAACCGCTTTGATAACAACTGGGCAAGCGATAAAGATCTGAAAAAACCAAGCCCAGAGTTAAATGCTGAAGAGATGTTAAGCGATGATGAAGTTAAAATGATGATAGAAAGTGGTTTTATAGAAATTGGCTCGCATACGCTAAATCACGCAAATTTACCATCTTTAAGCTTAAAAGAAAAAGAGATGGAAATTAAAAACTCAAAATCTTTAATAGAAGAAAAATTTGGTATAACTTGCAAAAGTTTTGCTTATCCTTTTGGGTTTTATGATAAAAATGACATTATTTTGGCAAAAAATTCAGGCTACAAATTTGCCACTACAACAACACCGGATGTTGTAAGAAGTAAATACTCAAATTTTGAAATTCCACGCCTTATGATAAGTGGTCGTGGAAATTTGCTTCATTTTATACTAAAAATTAAAAAAGGAAGAAGTAGATGA
- a CDS encoding glycosyltransferase — translation MKICYFSCSNIFGGVENIILQTLNELCKNDEVSLILPKGAKFLDKFDKRVKIYEYKSYDKRYNPFLYMEVLKIIKNYDIIHTHGSKATQICYILSKFYDFKFVSTKHNDRKGKIFNRVKNVIAVSNKVARSIKNRSKIIYFGIKAKNVTPNLPQKFTITAVGRLDFIKGFDILINEASKLKFDFILQIVGSGKEKDSLEKLINELNLNQKVKLLGHRDDIAEILANSHLQVISSRKEGFPLILIEGLFYSNVLISSKVGGIDEVLNCEFFYENLSEKIDEIHKNYEIYRAKFRDLHKNARKNLDFYNYISNLKEYYKGIL, via the coding sequence ATGAAAATTTGTTATTTTTCTTGCTCAAATATCTTTGGTGGAGTTGAAAATATCATACTTCAAACATTAAACGAGCTTTGCAAAAACGATGAAGTTAGTTTGATACTACCAAAAGGAGCAAAATTCTTAGATAAATTTGACAAAAGAGTTAAGATTTATGAGTATAAAAGTTACGATAAAAGATATAATCCATTTTTATACATGGAAGTTTTAAAAATCATAAAAAATTATGATATCATTCATACACACGGAAGTAAAGCTACTCAAATTTGCTATATTTTAAGTAAATTTTATGATTTTAAATTTGTATCAACAAAACATAATGATAGAAAAGGTAAAATTTTTAACAGAGTGAAAAATGTCATTGCTGTTTCGAATAAAGTTGCAAGAAGTATAAAAAATAGAAGCAAGATTATATATTTTGGCATAAAAGCTAAAAATGTTACACCAAATTTACCACAAAAATTTACAATAACAGCTGTTGGCAGACTTGATTTCATAAAAGGTTTTGACATTTTGATAAATGAAGCAAGTAAGCTTAAATTTGACTTTATTTTGCAAATTGTTGGTAGTGGAAAAGAAAAAGATAGTTTAGAAAAACTCATAAATGAGCTAAATTTAAATCAAAAAGTAAAGCTTTTAGGGCATAGAGATGATATCGCTGAGATTTTAGCAAATTCTCATTTACAAGTCATTAGTTCAAGAAAAGAAGGTTTTCCACTAATCTTAATAGAAGGACTATTTTACTCAAATGTTTTAATATCATCAAAAGTTGGCGGAATAGATGAAGTCTTAAACTGTGAGTTTTTTTATGAAAATTTGAGTGAAAAAATAGACGAAATTCATAAAAATTATGAAATTTACAGAGCTAAATTTAGAGATTTGCATAAAAATGCTAGAAAAAATTTAGATTTTTATAATTACATATCAAATTTAAAAGAGTATTATAAAGGTATTTTATGA